One Vicugna pacos chromosome 12, VicPac4, whole genome shotgun sequence genomic window carries:
- the BCDIN3D gene encoding RNA 5'-monophosphate methyltransferase — protein sequence MAASMKRATGGVEEASAEKEQRVLEPGAAPFGNFPHYSRFHPPEQRLHLLPPELLHRLFPQGPETRPILGLDVGCNSGDLSVALYKHFLSLHDGETCSDASKELHLLCCDIDPVLVERAEKECPFPDGLTFITLDFMNQRTRKILLGSFLSQFGRSVFDIGFCMSVTMWIHLNHGDQGLWEFLAHLSSLCRYLLVEPQPWKCYRAAARRLRKLGLHDFDHFHSLAIRGDMANQIVQILTQDHGMELVCCFGNTSWDRSLLLFRAKQTTETHSSPDSLIEEGKERNRLRFWRQ from the exons ATGGCGGCGTCCATGAAGCGGGCCACCGGGGGCGTTGAGGAGGCCTCGGCGGAAAAGGAACAGCGAGTTCTGGAACCCGGGGCCGCCCCATTCGGAAATTTTCCTCATTATTCCCGGTTCCACCCTCCAGAGCAACGGCTCCACCTCTTGCCCCCAGAGCTACTTCACCGGCTCTTCCCTCAGGGTCCCGAGACGAGGCCGATCCTGGGGCTCGACGTGGGGTGTAACTCCGGG GATCTGAGTGTGGCTCTATACAAACATTTCCTTTCCCTACATGATGGGGAGACCTGCTCAGATGCCTCAAAAGAACTCCATCTCCTCTGCTGCGACATAGATCCAGTCCTGGTGGAGCGAGCTGAAAAAGAATGCCCTTTTCCTGATGGCTTGACCTTTATCACCCTGGACTTCATGAATCAGAGGACCCGGAAAATTCTCTTGGGCTCTTTCTTAAGCCAGTTTGGACGTTCGGTTTTTGATATTGGCTTCTGCATGTCAGTAACCATGTGGATTCATCTGAACCATGGAGACCAAGGCCTGTGGGAGTTTCTGGCCCACCTTTCTTCCTTATGCCGCTACCTGCTTGTGGAACCACAGCCCTGGAAGTGTTACCGGGCAGCTGCAAGGCGTCTCCGGAAACTAGGCCTCCATGATTTTGACCACTTCCACTCTCTTGCCATCCGAGGTGATATGGCCAATCAGATTGTGCAGATCTTGACCCAGGACCATGGTATGGAATTAGTATGCTGCTTTGGCAACACCAGCTGGGACCGAAGTCTTCTCCTCTTCAGGGCAAAACAAACAACAGAGACTCATTCATCCCCTGATTCACTGATagaagaggggaaagaaaggaacagaTTAAGATTCTGGAGACAGTGA